The following is a genomic window from Caldicellulosiruptor danielii.
ATTATTCTAAGTTTTTTTGAATGGGATTTAGTAAGCAAACCAAAATGGGTAGGGACTTCTAATTTTAAATATATATTTTTTTCCGGTGAGAGTGATTTCCCGCTTGCTCTAAAGAATACTGTACTTTATATTCTCTATACAATCCCTGCACAGTTGTTTTTAGCATTAGTCTTTGCAGTGATTTTGAATAATGTGGGTTTAAAAATGCTATACAGAGCCATATTTTTCTTACCTACTATAACAAATTCTGTTGCAATAAGCCTTGTCTGGACTTGGCTTTTAAATGGCGATTTTGGAATTATAAATACTTTACTTAAAAGCTTGGGTATTGAAGGACCACAATGGCTTACAGATCCTAATCTTGTAATGCTATCTATTTCGTTGATGTCAATATGGTGGGGAGTGGGTTACTACACTACTATATTTTTAGCTGGACTGCAAAGTATACCTAATGTGTACTATGAAGCTGCTACTATCGATGGTGCAAATGCAGTTCAGAAATTTTTTAGAATCACATTACCTATGGTTTCGCCTACTACGTTTTTTGTACTTATTATGAGTTTAATTAACGGTTTTCAGGTTTTTGATCAGATATATATAATGACCAATGGCGGACCTGCCAAGGCAAGTATGAGTTTAGTATTTTTAATATACCAATATGGATTTAAAGATTTTAAAATGGGTTGGGCAGCAGCAGTTTCTATGGTTATGTTTGCTATAATTTTAACAATTACTCTGGTCCAGTTTAAGTTTTCAAACAGATGGGTTTATTATGAACGATAAATCACTTTATGGGAGGAAAAGAAAGTGATGACTATAAATAGAAAGAAGATGGCGACTAAATTATTTCTTCACCTGATTCTCATTCTTGTTAGTATTTCGATGATATTTCCTTTTTTATGGATGATATCCACTTCTCTGAAATCTCTTGATCAGGTATTTTTAATTCCACCTATTTGGATACCTAAACCCCTACAATGGAAAAATTATCTCAATGCGTGGAATGCGTTACCTTTTGGAAATGCTTATTTAAATAGTTTGAAAATTGCTCTTATTTGTGTCATAGGGCAA
Proteins encoded in this region:
- a CDS encoding carbohydrate ABC transporter permease, translating into MSKKELKENLWGFGFIAPQLIGFLVFSLFPTVAAIILSFFEWDLVSKPKWVGTSNFKYIFFSGESDFPLALKNTVLYILYTIPAQLFLALVFAVILNNVGLKMLYRAIFFLPTITNSVAISLVWTWLLNGDFGIINTLLKSLGIEGPQWLTDPNLVMLSISLMSIWWGVGYYTTIFLAGLQSIPNVYYEAATIDGANAVQKFFRITLPMVSPTTFFVLIMSLINGFQVFDQIYIMTNGGPAKASMSLVFLIYQYGFKDFKMGWAAAVSMVMFAIILTITLVQFKFSNRWVYYER